From the genome of Streptomyces sp. NBC_01317, one region includes:
- a CDS encoding AfsR/SARP family transcriptional regulator, whose translation MDRDGGPRGADQRAQVTPGGTDEAGEAGGALRFSLLGPVRAWLGSEALPTGSPQQRALLAALLLREGRTATAGELIDALWGDDPPSQALAAVRTYASRLRKVLPGGVLVSESGGYALRARPDALDLGLAQELAADAEKSRAAGDRSQARALLNKSLGLWDGEALASVPGPYAETQRTRLEEWRLQLTETRLDLDLELGCHAEAVSELTALTAAHPLRERLRELLMLALYRSGRQAEALAVYADTRRLLADELGVDPRPELAKLQQRILRADAELARPVEEPAPVHTVMRPAQLPANVPDFTGRASFVRELGDRLAAADGSVMAVSALAGIGGVGKTTLAVHLAHEARPHFPDGQLYVDLMGAGPRAAEPETVLGAFLRALGTPDTAIPDTLEERSALYRSTLDGRRILVLLDNARDAAQIRPLLPGTTGCAALVTSRVRMVDLAGAHLVDLDVMSPEEALQLFIRIVGEERVNSERKAALDVVGACGFLPLAIRIAASRLAARRTWTVSVLAAKLADERRRLDELQAGDLAVKATFELGYGQLEPAQARAFRLLGLVDGPDISLAAAAAVLDLPPHAAEDVLESLVDTSLVESAAPGRYRYHDLVRLYARACAERDEHPPAGREAALSRLLDFYLATAAKVYAIERPGDRLVDHLEPTAYEGLSFDDRHDALDWLYAEADCLLASVRQSTGPGVLRRAVDLLWAAKDLGESGANSKQYESSALAVLEAARAADDARAEGRARTALTNVHLVAGRFNEADEEARLAMLLADKARDPLPSCWAPNDRGIIAIYQERPAEGEGFLLQAIENFRADNNLVGEASALCNLSRIHLSLGRTSSAIELAQQGIDIYDDMGLTLRLANGRYALGIALTQANRLAEALDQLTEALELFRDNRQPLWEGVTHFRLAEVHLVARRPTLAASHAEQAIALRGIGGEWRRGTVLTVLGKALDSIGQSGRARACWREALDIYERLGSPEAEETRSLLTPLAAA comes from the coding sequence ATGGACCGTGACGGCGGGCCGCGTGGAGCGGATCAGCGGGCCCAGGTGACGCCCGGTGGGACGGATGAGGCCGGCGAGGCAGGCGGCGCTCTTCGGTTCAGCCTGCTCGGGCCCGTCCGTGCCTGGCTCGGGAGTGAGGCCCTGCCCACCGGGTCGCCGCAGCAACGCGCCCTGCTGGCCGCCCTCCTGCTCCGCGAGGGCCGTACCGCCACCGCCGGGGAGCTGATCGACGCCCTCTGGGGTGACGACCCCCCGTCGCAGGCGCTCGCCGCCGTACGGACGTACGCCTCCCGCCTCCGCAAGGTGCTGCCCGGCGGGGTGCTGGTCAGCGAGTCCGGTGGATACGCCCTGCGTGCCAGACCCGACGCCCTCGACCTCGGTCTCGCCCAGGAGTTGGCGGCCGACGCGGAGAAGTCGCGGGCCGCCGGGGACCGTTCGCAGGCGCGGGCGCTCCTCAACAAGTCGCTCGGGCTGTGGGACGGGGAAGCTCTCGCCTCCGTACCGGGGCCGTACGCCGAGACGCAGCGCACCCGGCTGGAGGAGTGGCGGCTCCAACTCACCGAGACCCGGCTCGACCTGGACCTGGAGCTGGGCTGCCACGCCGAGGCCGTCTCCGAGCTGACCGCCCTCACCGCCGCGCATCCCCTGCGGGAGCGGCTGCGCGAACTGCTGATGCTGGCGCTGTACCGCAGCGGACGGCAGGCCGAGGCGCTCGCCGTCTACGCCGACACCCGCCGCCTGCTCGCCGACGAACTGGGCGTCGACCCCCGGCCCGAACTCGCCAAGCTCCAGCAGCGGATCCTCCGGGCGGACGCGGAGCTGGCCCGCCCGGTGGAGGAGCCCGCGCCCGTCCACACCGTCATGCGCCCCGCGCAACTGCCCGCGAACGTGCCGGACTTCACCGGTCGCGCCTCCTTCGTACGGGAGCTGGGCGACCGGCTCGCCGCCGCCGACGGGTCCGTGATGGCGGTCTCCGCGCTGGCCGGCATCGGCGGGGTCGGCAAGACGACCCTCGCCGTCCACCTGGCGCACGAGGCCCGGCCGCACTTCCCCGACGGCCAGTTGTACGTGGATCTCATGGGCGCCGGGCCCCGGGCGGCCGAACCGGAGACCGTACTGGGCGCTTTCCTGCGGGCGCTGGGCACGCCCGACACCGCCATCCCGGACACGCTGGAGGAGCGGTCCGCGCTCTACCGGTCGACGCTGGACGGCCGCCGCATCCTCGTCCTCCTGGACAACGCGCGCGACGCCGCGCAGATCCGGCCGCTGCTGCCCGGGACGACGGGCTGCGCGGCGCTCGTCACCAGCCGGGTCCGGATGGTCGACCTGGCGGGCGCGCACCTGGTCGACCTGGACGTGATGTCGCCGGAGGAGGCGCTCCAGCTGTTCATCCGCATAGTCGGCGAGGAGCGGGTGAACTCGGAGCGCAAGGCGGCGCTGGACGTCGTCGGCGCGTGCGGGTTCCTTCCGCTGGCGATCCGGATCGCGGCGTCACGGCTGGCGGCCCGCCGCACGTGGACGGTGTCCGTCCTGGCCGCGAAACTCGCCGACGAGCGGCGGCGGCTGGACGAACTCCAGGCCGGCGACCTGGCGGTCAAGGCCACGTTCGAACTGGGCTACGGGCAGCTGGAGCCGGCGCAGGCGCGCGCGTTCCGGCTGCTGGGGCTGGTGGACGGCCCGGACATCTCGCTGGCCGCCGCCGCTGCCGTACTGGACCTGCCGCCGCACGCGGCGGAGGACGTCCTGGAGTCGCTGGTCGACACGTCCCTCGTGGAGTCCGCCGCGCCGGGCCGCTACCGCTACCACGACCTCGTACGGCTCTACGCGCGTGCGTGCGCCGAACGCGACGAACACCCCCCGGCCGGGCGGGAGGCGGCACTGTCACGGCTGCTGGACTTCTACCTGGCGACGGCGGCGAAGGTCTACGCGATCGAGCGGCCCGGCGACCGGCTGGTGGACCACCTGGAGCCGACGGCGTACGAGGGCCTGTCGTTCGACGACCGGCACGACGCGCTCGACTGGCTGTACGCGGAGGCGGACTGCCTCCTGGCCTCCGTACGGCAGTCCACCGGACCCGGCGTGCTGCGCCGGGCCGTCGATCTCCTCTGGGCGGCCAAGGACTTGGGCGAGTCGGGCGCCAACTCCAAGCAGTACGAGTCCTCGGCTCTCGCGGTCCTGGAGGCGGCCAGGGCCGCCGACGACGCGCGGGCCGAGGGGCGCGCGCGGACGGCGCTGACCAACGTGCACCTGGTGGCCGGGCGTTTCAACGAGGCCGACGAGGAGGCCAGGCTCGCCATGCTGCTGGCGGACAAGGCCCGGGACCCGCTGCCCAGTTGCTGGGCGCCCAACGACCGCGGCATCATCGCGATCTACCAGGAGCGGCCCGCCGAGGGGGAGGGCTTCCTGCTCCAGGCGATCGAGAACTTCCGCGCCGACAACAACCTCGTCGGCGAGGCGAGCGCGCTGTGCAACCTCTCGCGCATCCACCTGTCGCTCGGCCGGACCTCCAGCGCGATCGAACTGGCCCAGCAGGGCATCGACATCTACGACGACATGGGGCTGACGCTGCGCCTGGCGAACGGCCGGTACGCCCTGGGCATCGCCCTGACCCAGGCCAACCGCCTGGCCGAGGCGCTCGACCAACTCACCGAGGCGCTGGAGCTGTTCCGCGACAACCGCCAGCCGTTGTGGGAGGGCGTGACCCATTTCCGCCTGGCCGAGGTCCACCTGGTCGCCCGCCGCCCCACGCTCGCCGCGTCCCACGCCGAACAGGCCATCGCGCTGCGGGGCATCGGCGGCGAGTGGCGGCGCGGGACGGTGCTGACCGTGCTCGGCAAGGCGCTCGACAGCATCGGCCAGTCGGGCCGGGCCCGCGCCTGCTGGCGGGAGGCGCTGGACATCTACGAGCGGCTCGGCTCCCCCGAGGCGGAGGAGACCCGGAGCCTTCTCACGCCCCTCGCGGCGGCGTGA
- a CDS encoding CehA/McbA family metallohydrolase, protein MQLDDTDTNAHTDSDNTPDRRTLLMTGAAAALTLSTVSFASPASADGNNDDPLTGDDVPHVTRTVRGTLPPGSPDFVYLPVEIPRGVREIHVSYAYERPAVPPGTQGNALDIGIFDERGTALGGRGFRGWSGGARTEFFLRADDATPGYLPGPVLAGTWNIALAPYTVSPQGLAYEVTLTLSLGAPGTTPAPSYPPRRAKGRGRAWYRGDCHLHSVHSDGRRTPAEIAALARTAGLDFINTSEHNTSAGHRAWDGLWGDDLLILTGEEVTTRNGHVLAIGMDAGTFVDWRYRARDNRFGHYAREIRRADGLVVPAHPHATCIGCNWKFGLGDADAVEVWNGPYTVDDEVSLADWDNTLVVAARSDHSAMAWTPAMGNSDAHRDPDAIGTPQTVVLAEDLTREAILAGIRAGHSYVAESARVSLTFTASGGRGAHAGIGERLRVADDAPVTVRLEVTGAPGCTAHFVTDQGTLHTTTLPASGTGTAEWRTTPAYATYVRAEVRHPATIPGLPGPLAAFTNPVFLGD, encoded by the coding sequence ATGCAGCTGGACGACACAGACACCAATGCCCACACCGACTCCGACAACACGCCGGACCGACGGACGCTCCTGATGACGGGAGCCGCCGCCGCGCTTACGTTGAGTACCGTGAGTTTCGCGAGCCCAGCCTCCGCCGACGGCAACAACGACGACCCCCTGACCGGCGACGACGTCCCCCACGTCACCAGAACCGTGCGCGGCACCCTCCCGCCCGGCTCCCCCGACTTCGTCTACCTCCCGGTGGAGATCCCGCGCGGCGTCCGCGAGATCCACGTCTCGTACGCGTACGAGCGCCCGGCCGTCCCGCCGGGCACCCAGGGCAACGCCCTCGACATCGGCATCTTCGACGAGCGCGGCACGGCTCTCGGCGGCCGGGGCTTCCGGGGCTGGTCGGGCGGCGCCCGCACCGAGTTCTTCCTCCGCGCCGACGACGCCACCCCCGGCTACCTCCCCGGTCCGGTACTGGCCGGCACCTGGAACATCGCGCTGGCCCCGTACACCGTCTCCCCGCAGGGTCTGGCGTACGAGGTCACCCTCACGCTCAGCCTCGGCGCGCCCGGCACCACCCCCGCCCCCAGCTACCCGCCGCGCCGGGCGAAGGGGCGGGGCCGGGCCTGGTACCGGGGCGACTGCCACCTCCACTCCGTGCACTCCGACGGCCGCCGCACCCCGGCCGAGATCGCCGCGCTCGCCCGTACGGCCGGCCTCGACTTCATCAACACCAGCGAGCACAACACGTCCGCCGGGCACCGCGCGTGGGACGGCCTGTGGGGCGACGACCTGCTGATCCTCACCGGCGAGGAGGTCACGACGCGCAACGGCCACGTCCTGGCGATCGGGATGGACGCCGGTACGTTCGTCGACTGGCGCTACCGGGCCCGCGACAACCGCTTCGGGCACTACGCCCGCGAGATCCGCCGCGCGGACGGTCTGGTCGTCCCGGCGCACCCGCACGCGACCTGCATCGGCTGCAACTGGAAGTTCGGCCTCGGCGACGCGGACGCGGTGGAGGTGTGGAACGGCCCGTACACGGTGGACGACGAGGTGTCCCTGGCGGACTGGGACAACACCCTTGTCGTGGCGGCCCGTTCAGACCATTCAGCCATGGCCTGGACCCCGGCGATGGGCAACAGCGACGCCCACCGCGACCCGGACGCGATCGGCACCCCGCAGACGGTGGTCCTCGCCGAGGACCTGACCCGCGAGGCGATCCTCGCGGGCATCCGCGCGGGCCACAGCTACGTCGCCGAATCGGCCCGCGTCTCCCTGACGTTCACCGCCTCGGGCGGCCGGGGCGCCCACGCGGGCATCGGCGAGCGGCTGCGCGTGGCGGACGACGCCCCGGTGACGGTACGGCTGGAGGTCACCGGCGCCCCGGGCTGCACCGCCCACTTCGTCACCGACCAGGGCACGCTCCACACCACGACGCTCCCGGCCTCGGGAACCGGCACGGCGGAGTGGCGCACGACACCCGCGTACGCCACGTACGTCCGCGCGGAGGTCCGCCACCCGGCCACGATCCCGGGCCTGCCGGGCCCGCTGGCTGCCTTCACGAACCCGGTGTTCCTGGGCGACTAG
- a CDS encoding SGNH/GDSL hydrolase family protein — translation MRSLSPALSRTTPPTTSPTTPAAGAPARRRRRRTALLGAAVTAAFVAGLMAPASASAESNGGLRIMPLGDSITAGSNIAGAYRNRLWERAAADKRLVDFVGTQYHGPTSLPDRDNEGHSGFRIDQIDAQVVDWAKRANPRTVLLHIGTNDMTQNYDLAGAPARLSALIDHLTAAAPNADVFVASIIPFTNPGVEARGKAYNAAIPGIVNQWAQKGRRVHFVDMHSALTAADLADGVHPTATGYAKMADRWYTTLRTGPWI, via the coding sequence ATGCGTTCTCTTTCCCCTGCCCTTTCGCGGACCACTCCGCCGACCACCTCGCCGACCACTCCGGCAGCCGGTGCGCCCGCGCGGCGCCGCCGCCGCAGGACCGCCCTGCTGGGCGCGGCGGTGACCGCGGCCTTCGTCGCCGGCCTCATGGCCCCCGCGTCCGCGTCCGCCGAGTCCAACGGCGGTCTGCGGATCATGCCGCTCGGCGACTCGATCACCGCCGGCTCCAACATCGCGGGCGCCTACCGCAACCGCCTGTGGGAGCGCGCGGCGGCCGACAAGCGCCTGGTCGACTTCGTCGGTACGCAGTACCACGGGCCCACCTCGCTCCCCGACCGCGACAACGAGGGCCACTCCGGCTTCCGTATCGACCAGATCGACGCCCAGGTCGTCGACTGGGCGAAGCGCGCGAATCCCCGTACGGTCCTGCTGCACATCGGCACGAACGACATGACGCAGAACTACGACCTCGCCGGGGCGCCGGCCCGGCTGTCCGCCCTGATCGACCACCTCACGGCCGCCGCGCCGAACGCGGACGTCTTCGTCGCGAGCATCATCCCCTTCACCAACCCGGGGGTGGAGGCGCGGGGCAAGGCGTACAACGCGGCGATTCCCGGCATCGTGAACCAGTGGGCGCAGAAGGGCCGCCGCGTCCACTTCGTCGACATGCACAGCGCCCTCACGGCCGCCGACCTCGCGGACGGGGTGCATCCCACGGCGACCGGGTACGCCAAGATGGCGGACCGCTGGTACACGACGTTGCGGACGGGGCCCTGGATCTGA
- a CDS encoding bifunctional FO biosynthesis protein CofGH, translated as MTTHAPDQPRAGRPTAAQADTRADAPTAEAPTTPSAPTAPATPTANSMRRALKRARDGVALDVGEAAVLLQARGDDLADLCASAARVRDAGLEAVGRPGIITYSRKVFIPLTRLCRDKCHYCTFVTVPGKLRRAGHGMFVSPDEVLAIARRGAEMGCKEALFTLGDRPEDRWPEAREWLEAEGYDDTLAYVRAMAIRVLEETGLLPHLNPGVMTWTDLQRLKPVAPSMGMMLETTATRLWSEPGGPHHGSPDKEPAVRLRVLEDAGRSNVPFTSGILIGIGETYEERAEALFALRKTSRAYHGLQEFIIQNFRAKPDTAMRGMPDADLYELAAAIAVTRHIMGPSARVQAPPNLVDREYALMIGAGIDDWGGVSPLTPDHVNPERPWPMVDELSERTAAAGFVLRERLTIYPEFLQRGEPWLDPRLMPHVRALSDPETGLAREDVTPAGIPWQEPDEGFTASGRTDLHHTIDTEGRTSDRRDDFDHVYGDWEELREAAAPGMVPSRIDADVKQALSQAASDPTKLTDDEALALLHADGPALDALTRIADALRRDVVGDDVTYIVTRNINFTNVCYTGCRFCAFAQRRTDADAYTLSLDQVADRAEQAWEVGAVEVCMQGGIHPDLPGTAYFDIARAVKKRVPGMHVHAFSPMEVVNGASRTGLSIREWLTAAKEAGLDSIPGTAAEILDDEVRWILTKGKLPTATWIEVVKTAHELGIRSSSTMMYGHVDQPRHWLGHFRTLSRIQQETGGFTEFVTLPFIHTNAPVYLAGIARPGPTDRDNRAVMAMARLLLHPHITNIQTSWVKLGTEGAAEMLRSGANDLGGTLMEETISRMAGSSYGSYRSVKDLIAIADAAGRPSRPRTTLYGEVPEERVAAAKASDGHLPELLPLVPNEV; from the coding sequence ATGACGACGCACGCGCCTGATCAGCCCAGGGCCGGACGACCGACCGCAGCGCAGGCCGACACCCGGGCCGACGCGCCGACCGCCGAAGCCCCCACCACTCCCAGTGCCCCCACCGCCCCCGCCACCCCCACGGCCAACTCCATGCGACGGGCGCTGAAACGGGCCCGGGACGGCGTCGCGCTGGACGTCGGCGAGGCCGCCGTCCTCCTCCAGGCGCGCGGCGACGACCTCGCCGACCTCTGCGCCTCGGCCGCCCGCGTCCGGGACGCCGGACTGGAGGCGGTCGGCCGCCCCGGGATCATCACGTACTCCCGCAAGGTCTTCATCCCGCTGACCCGGCTGTGCCGCGACAAGTGCCACTACTGCACGTTCGTGACCGTGCCCGGCAAGCTGCGCCGTGCCGGGCACGGCATGTTCGTCTCGCCCGACGAGGTCCTGGCCATCGCCCGGCGCGGCGCCGAAATGGGCTGCAAGGAAGCGCTGTTCACGCTCGGCGACCGGCCCGAGGACCGGTGGCCGGAGGCGCGGGAGTGGCTGGAGGCCGAGGGGTACGACGACACCCTCGCGTACGTACGGGCCATGGCCATCCGCGTCCTGGAGGAGACGGGGCTGCTGCCCCACCTCAACCCCGGGGTCATGACGTGGACCGACCTCCAGCGGCTCAAGCCGGTCGCGCCGTCGATGGGCATGATGCTGGAGACCACCGCGACCCGGCTGTGGAGCGAGCCGGGCGGCCCGCACCACGGCTCGCCCGACAAGGAGCCGGCCGTGCGGCTGCGGGTGCTGGAGGACGCGGGCCGCTCCAACGTCCCCTTCACCAGCGGGATTCTGATCGGCATCGGGGAGACGTACGAGGAGCGCGCCGAGGCGCTGTTCGCGCTGCGCAAGACCAGCCGGGCCTACCACGGCCTCCAGGAGTTCATCATCCAGAACTTCCGCGCCAAGCCGGACACGGCCATGCGCGGGATGCCGGACGCCGATCTGTACGAACTGGCCGCCGCGATCGCCGTGACCCGGCACATCATGGGCCCGTCGGCGCGCGTGCAGGCGCCGCCGAACCTGGTCGACCGCGAGTACGCGCTGATGATCGGCGCGGGCATCGACGACTGGGGCGGTGTCTCGCCGCTCACCCCCGACCACGTGAACCCCGAGCGCCCGTGGCCGATGGTGGACGAACTGTCCGAGCGGACCGCCGCCGCCGGGTTCGTCCTGCGTGAACGGCTCACCATCTACCCGGAGTTCCTCCAGCGGGGCGAGCCGTGGCTGGACCCCCGGCTGATGCCGCATGTCCGGGCGCTGTCCGACCCGGAGACGGGGTTGGCGCGCGAGGACGTCACCCCGGCCGGCATCCCCTGGCAGGAGCCGGACGAGGGCTTCACCGCCTCCGGCCGTACGGATCTGCACCACACGATCGACACGGAGGGCCGGACGTCCGACCGCCGTGACGACTTCGACCATGTCTACGGCGACTGGGAGGAACTGCGCGAGGCCGCCGCGCCCGGCATGGTGCCGTCGCGCATCGACGCGGACGTGAAGCAGGCCCTCAGCCAGGCGGCTTCGGACCCGACGAAGCTGACCGACGACGAGGCGCTGGCGCTGCTGCACGCGGACGGTCCGGCGCTGGACGCGCTGACCCGTATCGCCGACGCGCTGCGCCGGGACGTGGTCGGCGACGACGTCACGTACATCGTCACGCGCAACATCAACTTCACCAACGTCTGCTACACGGGCTGCCGTTTCTGCGCCTTCGCCCAGCGCCGTACGGACGCCGACGCGTACACCCTCTCCCTCGACCAGGTCGCCGACCGCGCCGAACAGGCGTGGGAGGTGGGCGCGGTGGAGGTCTGCATGCAGGGCGGCATCCACCCGGACCTGCCGGGGACGGCGTACTTCGACATCGCGCGCGCGGTGAAGAAGCGCGTCCCGGGCATGCACGTCCACGCGTTCTCCCCGATGGAGGTCGTCAACGGCGCCTCGCGCACGGGCCTTTCGATCCGCGAGTGGCTGACGGCGGCGAAGGAAGCGGGACTTGACTCGATCCCCGGTACGGCGGCGGAGATCCTGGACGACGAGGTGCGCTGGATCCTCACCAAGGGCAAACTGCCGACGGCCACGTGGATCGAGGTCGTCAAAACGGCGCACGAGCTGGGCATCCGCTCCAGCTCCACGATGATGTACGGGCATGTCGACCAGCCGCGCCACTGGCTGGGCCACTTCCGCACCCTGTCCCGCATCCAGCAGGAGACGGGCGGCTTCACGGAGTTCGTGACCCTGCCCTTCATCCACACCAACGCCCCCGTCTACCTGGCCGGCATCGCCCGCCCCGGCCCGACGGACCGCGACAACCGCGCGGTGATGGCGATGGCCCGCCTCCTCCTGCACCCCCACATCACCAACATCCAGACGAGCTGGGTGAAGCTGGGCACGGAGGGCGCGGCGGAGATGCTCCGCTCCGGCGCGAACGACCTGGGCGGCACGCTGATGGAGGAGACCATCTCCCGCATGGCGGGCTCCAGTTACGGCTCGTACCGCTCGGTCAAGGACCTGATCGCCATCGCCGACGCGGCGGGCCGCCCGTCCCGCCCGAGGACGACGCTGTACGGCGAGGTCCCGGAGGAGCGGGTGGCGGCGGCGAAGGCCTCGGACGGCCACTTGCCGGAACTGCTGCCGCTGGTGCCGAACGAGGTCTGA
- a CDS encoding LamG-like jellyroll fold domain-containing protein yields the protein MTRHAGRRRLATAALAVAAVVAGHGGAVAATAAENLPPRQPVAADLLTEGKECAEGVDRPVVRVAPTVRATLYDQLGQGQTLPDTLSAQFELWWRDDSGVEQRKTYTTPGKRSGDFWTLRFPSDIPAETVISWRVRADDGRALSPWSDEGDGPACEFVYDRTPPEKPVVVAPDFPDDTVASGGAGRYATFTVDSPSDEVVSYMYHFIGGVPVTVRPDVPGGPVAIRHLPLKWGVNTLSVQAYDRAGNGSDRTTFSFKVNGPDAPVARWTLADAAGSTAASAVTGPAARAGTGVTFGATGPSGTPLTSVVRLDGSGHGFLTPDASVIDTTKTFAVGAWVRSGQLEGTRTIASQDAGAAPGFTLGSRVEDGAPVWSFAFGGARVSGGDPDAGEWNYVLGQYDAETGLLRLTVNGRDVGTEQRATAVASPGAFQIGRARGADGYRERWQGEIGDVRVFDRVVVPEEVTALPLRKAKELGHWALESASDGLAQDTHGGAPLVLGPGTSIYSSPFDALVGRGHLELDGVTGFAATDRPVVGTDESFTVAAVFRLADSEPDRPMTVLSQGGTNTDAFKVRYEPSTSQLQLVMSHADEQGAEETVLSRFAMADGGQGIGHTVAVVHDEVFEELRLYVDGEGGQGDSLVTFDHAWKSTGPLQVGRGRTADGWGEYLHGAVDEVRVFSGTLSARDLPGVGFGHEPCFC from the coding sequence ATGACCAGGCACGCAGGCCGAAGACGCCTCGCGACGGCGGCACTCGCCGTCGCGGCGGTGGTGGCGGGACACGGCGGGGCGGTGGCGGCGACGGCTGCCGAGAATCTGCCGCCGAGGCAGCCGGTGGCGGCGGATCTGCTCACCGAGGGCAAGGAGTGCGCCGAGGGCGTGGACAGGCCCGTTGTGCGGGTCGCTCCGACGGTCAGGGCCACTCTGTATGACCAACTGGGGCAGGGCCAGACCCTGCCCGACACCCTGAGCGCGCAGTTCGAGTTGTGGTGGCGGGACGACTCGGGTGTGGAGCAGCGCAAGACCTACACGACCCCGGGAAAACGCTCCGGCGACTTCTGGACCCTGCGGTTCCCGTCGGACATTCCCGCGGAGACGGTGATCTCGTGGCGGGTCCGCGCGGACGACGGTAGGGCCCTCTCCCCTTGGAGCGACGAAGGCGACGGCCCGGCCTGCGAGTTCGTGTACGACAGGACACCACCCGAGAAGCCCGTGGTGGTGGCTCCCGACTTCCCTGACGACACGGTGGCCTCGGGCGGGGCGGGCCGGTACGCGACGTTCACCGTCGACTCGCCCTCGGACGAGGTCGTCTCGTACATGTACCACTTCATCGGCGGCGTGCCGGTCACCGTCCGGCCGGACGTGCCCGGTGGCCCGGTGGCGATCCGCCACCTTCCGCTGAAGTGGGGTGTCAACACGCTGAGTGTGCAGGCGTACGACCGCGCCGGAAACGGTAGCGACCGCACCACCTTCTCCTTCAAGGTGAACGGCCCGGACGCCCCCGTCGCGCGATGGACGCTGGCCGACGCGGCGGGCTCCACCGCCGCGTCCGCCGTGACCGGCCCCGCCGCCCGCGCGGGGACCGGGGTCACCTTCGGAGCCACCGGGCCGTCCGGTACGCCCCTCACCTCGGTGGTCCGGTTGGACGGTTCGGGCCACGGCTTCCTCACTCCGGACGCATCAGTGATCGACACCACGAAGACCTTCGCCGTGGGCGCCTGGGTGCGGTCCGGTCAGCTGGAGGGCACCCGGACGATCGCCAGCCAGGACGCGGGCGCGGCACCCGGGTTCACCCTCGGATCACGTGTCGAGGACGGCGCGCCGGTGTGGTCGTTCGCCTTCGGCGGTGCCCGCGTGTCGGGCGGCGACCCGGACGCCGGCGAGTGGAACTACGTACTGGGTCAGTACGACGCCGAGACCGGCCTGCTGCGGCTCACCGTCAACGGCCGGGACGTCGGTACGGAACAGCGGGCGACCGCCGTCGCGAGCCCCGGAGCGTTCCAGATCGGCAGGGCACGCGGCGCCGACGGCTACCGGGAGCGCTGGCAGGGCGAGATCGGTGACGTCCGGGTCTTCGACCGGGTCGTGGTCCCGGAGGAGGTGACGGCGCTCCCCCTGCGCAAGGCCAAGGAGCTCGGGCACTGGGCGCTGGAGAGCGCGTCGGACGGCCTCGCCCAGGACACTCACGGCGGGGCGCCGCTGGTCCTGGGACCCGGCACCTCGATCTACAGCAGCCCCTTCGACGCCCTCGTGGGCCGCGGCCACCTGGAACTGGACGGTGTCACCGGCTTCGCCGCGACGGACCGACCCGTGGTCGGCACGGACGAGAGCTTCACCGTCGCCGCCGTGTTCCGCCTGGCCGACAGTGAGCCGGACCGCCCGATGACCGTGCTGTCCCAGGGCGGGACGAACACGGACGCCTTCAAGGTCCGCTACGAACCGTCGACGTCGCAGCTCCAACTGGTCATGTCCCACGCCGACGAACAGGGCGCGGAGGAGACCGTTCTGAGCCGGTTCGCCATGGCGGACGGCGGACAGGGGATCGGGCACACCGTGGCCGTCGTCCACGACGAGGTCTTCGAAGAGCTCCGTCTGTACGTGGACGGCGAGGGCGGCCAGGGCGATTCCCTCGTCACCTTCGACCACGCGTGGAAGAGCACGGGCCCCCTCCAGGTCGGACGTGGTCGTACCGCCGACGGGTGGGGCGAGTACCTGCACGGCGCCGTGGACGAGGTGAGGGTCTTCTCCGGAACGCTCTCGGCGAGGGACCTGCCCGGAGTGGGCTTCGGCCACGAACCCTGTTTCTGCTGA